From the Oxobacter pfennigii genome, one window contains:
- a CDS encoding DeoR/GlpR family DNA-binding transcription regulator yields MLTEERKKKILQMIDNDGIVQIQSLADNFDVSIYTIRRDLADLEKKGLLKKTHGGAVKVEKAMWLPTVEEGMKEAAAEKKAIAMRASKYIEDGDTIFLMGSTISHAMVPLICDMRLTVVTNSLDVAKIICSYENIETIIIGGKIKNYKGNILGSSAVYEMEKYSLDKAFIPCAGVQAKKGITTSTIDTADFTRAVIKASDENILITDYRKIGRITFSKICNIDQIQRLITDNKADKNELDEIARTGVSIDIVETF; encoded by the coding sequence ATGCTGACTGAAGAGAGGAAAAAGAAAATACTGCAAATGATTGATAACGACGGCATTGTCCAGATTCAAAGCCTTGCCGATAATTTTGATGTTTCAATTTATACAATACGAAGGGATTTGGCGGACTTAGAAAAGAAAGGCCTGCTTAAAAAAACCCACGGCGGTGCCGTTAAGGTGGAAAAAGCAATGTGGCTCCCAACTGTTGAAGAAGGCATGAAGGAAGCAGCAGCCGAGAAAAAAGCCATAGCAATGAGAGCCTCGAAATACATAGAGGATGGAGATACCATTTTTTTAATGGGAAGCACCATATCCCATGCAATGGTACCTTTAATATGCGATATGAGATTGACTGTGGTCACTAACTCCCTTGATGTGGCAAAGATTATATGCAGCTATGAAAATATCGAAACCATTATAATCGGCGGTAAAATCAAAAATTATAAAGGAAATATTTTAGGAAGCAGTGCTGTTTACGAAATGGAAAAATACAGTCTGGATAAAGCCTTTATCCCCTGTGCCGGTGTCCAGGCAAAAAAAGGCATAACCACATCCACCATCGATACTGCTGATTTTACAAGAGCGGTAATTAAGGCATCGGATGAAAATATTCTCATCACCGATTACAGAAAAATAGGACGTATAACCTTTTCAAAAATCTGCAATATTGATCAGATACAGCGCCTTATTACAGATAATAAAGCCGACAAAAATGAGCTTGATGAAATAGCCAGAACCGGTGTCAGTATAGATATTGTTGAAACGTTTTAA
- a CDS encoding M20 metallopeptidase family protein, translating to MRDDILLKEITDIRRHIHMNPEMGFEEYETSKYIKEYLLKLGIEVIEGIAKTGIIGVIKGKKGNSSVAVRADMDCLEVKEENDLAYCSKIPGLMHACGHDGHVASLLGLAYTIVNSKMSLDNSVILIFQPAEEGPGGAEVILKSKVLDKFNIKAVLSMHIYPEIEQGKIGCCIGPITARNGEIDIHVKGKSGHGALPHTGIDSVIAASQVIQAVQTVISRKIDPRENAVITLGKIYGGEARNILAGKVTLEGTIRAFSKDVYSTIKDSINMFCDGLAKANDCTIETEIRDMYPEVKNDARLFDMLIKAAGEENVEVVKPLMISEDFSYYREIAPQLFFLLGSRNEDEGFTHPLHNSKFNFDERILLNAIDIFSSILEMLDKE from the coding sequence ATGAGAGACGATATACTTTTAAAGGAAATAACAGATATAAGAAGGCATATCCATATGAACCCAGAAATGGGCTTTGAGGAATATGAAACATCAAAATACATAAAAGAATATTTATTAAAACTTGGTATAGAAGTTATAGAAGGCATTGCTAAGACCGGTATTATAGGCGTTATCAAAGGTAAGAAAGGTAATTCCTCAGTCGCAGTCAGAGCGGATATGGACTGCCTGGAAGTGAAGGAAGAAAATGATTTGGCCTATTGCTCAAAGATTCCCGGGTTAATGCATGCATGCGGCCATGACGGCCACGTGGCGTCATTGTTGGGGCTGGCTTATACAATAGTAAATTCAAAAATGAGCTTGGATAATTCCGTTATATTGATATTTCAGCCTGCAGAAGAAGGACCGGGAGGAGCGGAGGTAATTTTAAAGAGCAAGGTACTTGATAAATTCAACATAAAGGCAGTACTTAGCATGCACATTTATCCTGAAATAGAGCAGGGGAAAATAGGCTGCTGTATTGGGCCAATCACCGCAAGGAACGGAGAAATAGATATTCATGTAAAAGGAAAATCAGGCCACGGGGCACTTCCTCATACGGGGATAGATTCTGTTATTGCTGCATCCCAGGTAATACAGGCGGTGCAGACAGTAATTTCAAGAAAGATAGACCCAAGGGAAAATGCAGTTATAACTTTAGGGAAAATATACGGGGGAGAGGCAAGGAACATACTTGCGGGCAAAGTAACCTTAGAGGGTACAATCAGAGCTTTTTCCAAAGATGTATACAGTACCATAAAGGATAGCATAAACATGTTCTGCGATGGTTTGGCAAAGGCAAACGACTGCACAATAGAAACAGAGATTCGGGATATGTATCCTGAAGTCAAAAATGATGCCAGGCTGTTTGATATGTTAATTAAGGCCGCTGGAGAGGAGAATGTGGAAGTTGTAAAACCTCTAATGATATCCGAGGATTTTTCATATTATAGGGAAATTGCTCCCCAGCTCTTCTTCCTTTTGGGAAGCAGAAATGAAGATGAGGGTTTTACCCATCCTCTTCATAACAGCAAGTTCAATTTTGATGAAAGAATATTGCTGAATGCCATTGATATATTCAGCTCAATACTAGAGATGCTTGATAAAGAATAA